Proteins encoded by one window of Cannabis sativa cultivar Pink pepper isolate KNU-18-1 chromosome 4, ASM2916894v1, whole genome shotgun sequence:
- the LOC115713616 gene encoding transcription factor MYB1R1 has product MSRTCSQCGNNGHNARTCTELCGGEGGTSAAPGENAIMLFGVRVTEATGSSFRKSASMTNLSQFDQPPLHHDSNAEAGYASDDIVHASGRSRERKRGTPWTEEEHKLFLLGLQKVGKGDWRGISRNFVKTRTPTQVASHAQKYFLRRNNHNRRRRRSSLFDITTDTFMNPSSSMEDLTILQESPSSLPVLSHPPQPCNIGLFPMSMARPVILPIATENSVESTLAFESGSQGNKTAISMPIRPIPLHPAVLPPPSAKMANLNLNKSLEPSNLSLKLSGPSSSSTDEKSQPPPPQRPPQHPPTNFQAMPNGDSIISVA; this is encoded by the exons ATGTCTCGCACGTGCTCCCAGTGCGGGAACAATGGCCACAACGCTCGCACGTGCACGGAGCTCTGCGGCGGCGAAGGAGGCACATCTGCCGCCCCCGGCGAGAACGCGATTATGCTATTCGGTGTGAGAGTCACTGAAGCCACCGGAAGCTCCTTCAGGAAAAGCGCTAGTATGACGAATCTGTCTCAGTTCGACCAGCCTCCTCTTCATCACGACTCTAACGCCGAAGCCGGTTACGCTTCAGACGACATCGTTCATGCCTCTGGCCGCAGTCGCGAGCGAAAGAGAg GTACTCCATGGACGGAAGAGGAACACAAGCTTTTCTTGTTGGGATTACAGAAGGTAGGAAAAGGAGATTGGAGAGGAATCTCCCGTAACTTCGTTAAGACTCGTACGCCAACTCAGGTGGCTAGTCATGCCCAAAAGTACTTTCTCCGCCGTAACAACCATAATCGCCGACGCAGGAGATCTAGTCTCTTTGATATTACAACTGatact TTCATGAATCCATCATCATCAATGGAAGATCTGACAATCCTTCAGGAGTCTCCATCATCACTACCAGTACTGTCTCACCCACCTCAACCGTGTAATATCGGGCTCTTTCCGATGAGTATGGCGCGGCCAGTAATTCTACCAATCGCTACAGAAAACTCGGTAGAGAGTACTCTGGCATTCGAATCCGGGAGCCAAGGGAATAAAACAGCGATCTCAATGCCAATCCGGCCGATTCCGCTTCACCCGGCCGTACTTCCCCCGCCATCTGCCAAAATGGCTAATCTAAATTTGAACAAGTCGTTAGAGCCCTCAAATCTATCGCTGAAGCTCTCTGGCCCTTCATCGTCATCGACGGATGAAAAATCGCAGCCCCCGCCGCCTCAACGACCGCCGCAACATCCGCCCACTAATTTCCAGGCTATGCCGAATGGTGACAGCATCATTAGTGTTGCTTGA
- the LOC133036906 gene encoding uncharacterized protein LOC133036906, which yields MIDKNWIFQKDRLSVEYFDGLKNFLKLSSFHLNDENKIRCPCVSCMNLYYYDLETIERHIFVRGFYTKYVLWEFHGEDITEIHEDEENAESIVEEDNTLYDSDDEDDDDMIPALEDLANQSHRNSDFVNLGDSNGDNNARNSLPNLFAEAEKELYPGCTVFSSLTFIVNLMHIKVMCDWSKKSFDLLLDLLWKAFPKDNKILRSYYEAKKMLRDLGLRYETIHVCKDNCALFWKENENAERCPVCDHERYKFQGTKGKKIPYKKMQYFPITPRLQRLFMSRHTSTDMRWHKEERVDIDGELRHPADAEVWKDFDRQYPNFAKETRNVRLGFATDGFNPFGDLSNAHSMWPVLLIPYNMPPWKCMKREFVMMALLIPGPSAPGKDIDVFLRPLIDELKELWENGVRTFNIVDQEYFTMRAAVLWTINDFPAYGTVSCIALKGIRLVLFVRKTHLHFE from the coding sequence atgatagatAAGAACTGGATTTTCCAAAAGGATAGATTATCGGTGGAGTATTTCGATGGACTtaagaattttcttaaattatcatCCTTTCACTTGAATGATGAAAATAAGATTCGATGTCCATGTGTTTCATGTATGAACTTATACTATTATGACTTGGAGACGATTGAGCGCCATATATTTGTAAGAggattttatacaaaatatgttTTATGGGAGTTCCACGGGGAAGATATCACAGAAATACACGAGGATGAAGAGAATGCAGAATCAATCGTTGAGGAAGACAACACATTATATGatagtgatgatgaagatgatgacgATATGATACCAGCATTAGAGGATTTAGCTAATCAATCTCATAGAAATAGTGATTTTGTGAACCTTGGAGATTCAAATGGCGACAACAATGCAAGGAATTCATTACCTAACTTATTTGCTGAAGCTGAAAAGGAGTTGTACCCCGGATGCACAGTATTCTCGAGCttaacatttattgttaatctaaTGCACATTAAAGTGATGTGTGATTGGAGTAAGAAATCATTTGATCTGTTGTTGGACTTACTTTGGAAAGCATTTCCCAAAGACAATAAGATTCTACGGTCATATTACGAGGCTAAGAAGATGTTGCGTGATCTTGGTTTAAGATATGAAACCATTCATGTATGTAAGGACAATTGTGCTTTATTTTGGAAAGAGAATGAAAATGCTGAAAGATGTCCTGTATGTGATCATGAACGATACAAATTTCAAGGAACTAAAGGCAAGAAGATCCCATACAAAAAGATGCAATATTTTCCCATAACTCCACGTCTACAACGACTTTTTATGTCTCGCCATACATCAACTGATATGAGGTGGCATAAGGAAGAACGTGTTGATATTGATGGTGAACTTAGACACCCAGCTGATGCAGAAGTCTGGAAGGATTTCGATCGACAATATCCtaattttgcaaaagaaactagaAATGTTAGGTTGGGATTTGCAACAGATGGATTCAATCCATTCGGTGATTTATCAAACGCACATAGTATGTGGCCAGTGTTGCTAATTCCATATAACATGCCTCCATGGAAATGTATGAAACGAGAATTCGTAATGATGGCATTACTAATTCCAGGACCCAGTGCTCCAGGAAAAGACATAGATGTCTTTTTACGACCTCTAATTGATGAGCTCAAGGAATTATGGGAAAATGGGGTGCGTACTTTTAATATTGTTGACCAAGAATATTTTACAATGCGTGCTGCAGTATTATGGACGATTAATGATTTTCCAGCATATGGTACTGTGTCCTGTATAGCACTCAAGGGTATAAGGCTTGTCCTGTTTGTGAGGAAGACACATCTTCATTTCGAGTAA